In Penaeus monodon isolate SGIC_2016 chromosome 7, NSTDA_Pmon_1, whole genome shotgun sequence, the following are encoded in one genomic region:
- the LOC119574892 gene encoding arrestin homolog isoform X2: protein MGYNFTKTMYLHTIQLYPPVTEFVPSEIQRNLISKLGNFAFPFLMEFPKLSSPSYVMQQGWEDEGSLMGVEFEVMGYIGATEHDMPKRSTARLLIRRLQECPKQMYEAPVPRGNITKSFLTTAGNVSIEASLSKPVYEPEEDIPVKIAIRNDTNRDIKRLKMKVVQLSEVPMFSDRQTRDKTIIKYDDPINLAPGACTTRGVTLMCCVPSRTARGKVFLQGGLRADCDDVIAPTTILNPEVDKNDVFGVYVSYVVRVKASLGTLRGDCVLDIPFVLAVPQER, encoded by the exons ATGGGCTATAACTTCACCAAGACCATGTACCTTCACACCATCCAGCTGTATCCACCTGTGACGGAATTTGTACCTTCAGAAATTCAG AGGAATTTGATATCGAAACTGGGCAACTTCGCGTTTCCCTTCCTCATGGAGTTCCCCAAACTGTCGTCACCGTCGTATGTGATGCAACAGGGTTGGGAGGATGAGGGGTCCCTCATGGGAGTGGAGTTTGAGGTCATGGGATACATAGGCGCAACAGAACATGACATGCCCAAGAG GAGCACTGCCCGCCTCCTGATCCGCCGTCTGCAGGAGTGTCCCAAGCAAATGTACGAGGCACCGGTGCCTCGAGGCAACATAACGAAGAGCTTCCTTACAACGGCAGGCAATGTCTCCATTGAAGCATCGTTGTCTAAGCCTGTTTACGAACCCGAGGAAGACATTCCCGTTAAAATTGCGATTAGGAACGACACCAACAGGGATATTAAGAGGTTGAAG ATGAAAGTCGTACAGCTCAGCGAAGTCCCGATGTTCAGTGACCGGCAAACCCGTGACAAAACCATCATTAAGTACGACGACCCGATCAACCTCGCTCCCGGGGCCTGTACCACACGCGGCGTCACACTCATGTGCTGCGTGCCTTCCAGGAC AGCAAGGGGCAAAGTGTTTCTCCAAGGGGGGCTGCGAGCGGATTGTGATGACGTCATCGCCCCCACCACCATCCTCAACCCCGAAGTCGACAAGAACGACGTGTTTGGGGTCTACGTGTCGTACGTGGTGCGGGTGAAGGCGTCCCTCGGCACCCTCAGAGGAGACTGCGTCCTCGACATCCCGTTCGTGTTAGCGGTGCCGCAGGAG CGCTGA
- the LOC119574892 gene encoding arrestin homolog isoform X1 — protein sequence MVVKLQVFKKSSPNSKVTLFLTKRDYLDHVTHVDPIEGVLVFDPSCVQERNVYVQIALSFRFGREDDESMGYNFTKTMYLHTIQLYPPVTEFVPSEIQRNLISKLGNFAFPFLMEFPKLSSPSYVMQQGWEDEGSLMGVEFEVMGYIGATEHDMPKRSTARLLIRRLQECPKQMYEAPVPRGNITKSFLTTAGNVSIEASLSKPVYEPEEDIPVKIAIRNDTNRDIKRLKMKVVQLSEVPMFSDRQTRDKTIIKYDDPINLAPGACTTRGVTLMCCVPSRTARGKVFLQGGLRADCDDVIAPTTILNPEVDKNDVFGVYVSYVVRVKASLGTLRGDCVLDIPFVLAVPQER from the exons ATGGTGGTCAAACTTCAAGTATTCAAGAAAAGTTCACCCAATTCGAAG GTCACGCTTTTCCTGACTAAGCGGGACTACCTCGACCATGTTACCCACGTCGATCCCATCG AGGGCGTGCTGGTGTTCGACCCGAGCTGCGTCCAGGAGCGCAACGTGTACGTGCAGATCGCGCTCAGCTTCAGATTCGGCCGAGAGGATGACGAGTCGATGGGCTATAACTTCACCAAGACCATGTACCTTCACACCATCCAGCTGTATCCACCTGTGACGGAATTTGTACCTTCAGAAATTCAG AGGAATTTGATATCGAAACTGGGCAACTTCGCGTTTCCCTTCCTCATGGAGTTCCCCAAACTGTCGTCACCGTCGTATGTGATGCAACAGGGTTGGGAGGATGAGGGGTCCCTCATGGGAGTGGAGTTTGAGGTCATGGGATACATAGGCGCAACAGAACATGACATGCCCAAGAG GAGCACTGCCCGCCTCCTGATCCGCCGTCTGCAGGAGTGTCCCAAGCAAATGTACGAGGCACCGGTGCCTCGAGGCAACATAACGAAGAGCTTCCTTACAACGGCAGGCAATGTCTCCATTGAAGCATCGTTGTCTAAGCCTGTTTACGAACCCGAGGAAGACATTCCCGTTAAAATTGCGATTAGGAACGACACCAACAGGGATATTAAGAGGTTGAAG ATGAAAGTCGTACAGCTCAGCGAAGTCCCGATGTTCAGTGACCGGCAAACCCGTGACAAAACCATCATTAAGTACGACGACCCGATCAACCTCGCTCCCGGGGCCTGTACCACACGCGGCGTCACACTCATGTGCTGCGTGCCTTCCAGGAC AGCAAGGGGCAAAGTGTTTCTCCAAGGGGGGCTGCGAGCGGATTGTGATGACGTCATCGCCCCCACCACCATCCTCAACCCCGAAGTCGACAAGAACGACGTGTTTGGGGTCTACGTGTCGTACGTGGTGCGGGTGAAGGCGTCCCTCGGCACCCTCAGAGGAGACTGCGTCCTCGACATCCCGTTCGTGTTAGCGGTGCCGCAGGAG CGCTGA